Proteins from a genomic interval of Leifsonia shinshuensis:
- a CDS encoding sodium/glutamate symporter — MFGGYTDAQWAALAFVFLGLALVVATLVRRYAGFLRRLYIPVSVIAGFLILLLGPQVLGALTHSSGLVPAPVADILARLPGLMINVVFAGVMLGKRLPSVRTFWRESAPHFILGSVFSFGQFALGALAVALLLKPVFGLPDAAGSVLELSFAGGHGTIAGMGDILKTAGAPEVVDIGLGLATISMITGVVGGSILVNYAIRNPRISVARTDRVHPATDAEHYIPPNSGDTDQPDVGLGSISRSFGAIALAIALGLLILELLRFGANALGSGLFDDFPLFPFTVIGGFVVQLVLSLAGKEELVERRTVNDITTLALDILIAAAIGTMSLAALGANIPSLVILTVIAFAWSVVGMLWLGPRIHPVDWFEHAIADYGQSQGNVATGFVLADMADPARTTAAARAYGYKQLTYEPILGGGILTALSVPIILQLGSLWFGLASLVVTAGLILWGILRVRRR, encoded by the coding sequence ATGTTCGGCGGCTACACCGACGCGCAGTGGGCGGCGCTCGCCTTCGTGTTCCTGGGGCTCGCGCTCGTCGTCGCCACCCTCGTGCGGCGGTACGCCGGGTTCCTGCGCCGGCTGTACATCCCGGTCAGCGTCATCGCGGGTTTCCTGATCCTGCTGCTCGGGCCGCAGGTGCTGGGCGCGCTCACGCACTCGTCGGGGCTGGTGCCCGCGCCCGTCGCCGACATCCTCGCGCGACTTCCCGGCCTGATGATCAACGTCGTCTTCGCCGGGGTGATGCTGGGCAAGCGCCTGCCGAGCGTGCGGACGTTCTGGCGGGAGTCTGCGCCGCACTTCATCCTGGGCAGCGTGTTCTCGTTCGGCCAGTTCGCCCTGGGAGCGCTCGCCGTCGCCCTCCTGCTGAAGCCGGTCTTCGGACTGCCCGACGCGGCGGGCTCGGTGCTGGAGCTGTCCTTCGCGGGCGGCCACGGCACGATCGCCGGGATGGGCGACATCCTGAAGACCGCCGGCGCTCCGGAGGTCGTCGACATCGGGCTCGGGCTCGCCACCATCAGCATGATCACCGGGGTGGTCGGCGGCTCGATCCTCGTGAACTACGCGATCCGCAACCCGCGGATCTCCGTCGCGCGCACGGACCGCGTGCACCCGGCGACGGACGCCGAGCACTACATCCCGCCGAACAGCGGCGACACCGACCAGCCCGATGTCGGGCTCGGCTCGATCAGCCGGAGCTTCGGCGCGATCGCGCTCGCCATCGCGCTCGGCCTCCTCATCCTGGAGCTGCTGCGGTTCGGGGCCAACGCGCTGGGCTCCGGCCTGTTCGACGACTTCCCGCTGTTCCCGTTCACGGTCATCGGCGGGTTCGTGGTGCAGCTCGTCCTCAGCCTGGCCGGCAAGGAGGAGCTGGTGGAGCGCCGGACCGTCAACGACATCACGACGCTCGCGCTGGACATCCTGATCGCCGCCGCGATCGGCACGATGTCGCTGGCCGCCCTCGGGGCGAACATCCCGAGCCTGGTGATCCTCACGGTGATCGCGTTCGCCTGGAGCGTCGTCGGGATGCTCTGGCTCGGCCCGCGCATCCACCCCGTCGACTGGTTCGAGCACGCGATCGCCGACTACGGGCAGTCGCAGGGCAACGTGGCGACCGGGTTCGTCCTCGCGGACATGGCCGACCCGGCGCGCACGACCGCCGCCGCCCGCGCGTACGGCTACAAGCAGCTCACCTACGAGCCGATCCTCGGCGGCGGGATCCTCACGGCGCTGAGCGTGCCGATCATCCTGCAGCTCGGGTCGCTGTGGTTCGGCCTGGCGAGCCTCGTCGTCACCGCGGGGCTCATCCTCTGGGGGATCCTGCGGGTGCGGCGGCGCTAG
- a CDS encoding glutamate--cysteine ligase: MRTFGVEEELLLVDERGIATPVAPSALADAPAGTELRLGAEIQQEMIETQTLPRLATDELLADILEGRTLADTLAQRHGARAIAVAMSPMPLRPHATPDPRYDQMMARYGLTAKGTLVCGCHVHVAIHSREEGVAVLDRIRTWLPVLLALTANSPFTGGVDTGHASYRFVAWHQWQSAGPTDVFGSVEAYDRFERLLVETGVILDKAMLYLDARVSHKQPTVEVRVADVCLDARDTVVLAALVRALVDTAVGEWRSGVAPLPTPSAALRLAEWQAALTGVGGMLPHPVTGREGTAVAALDALLVHTADALESYGDLELVRSGVDRILRSGGGAGRQRAALARRGRMRDVVAEAVAVTHDAGDEGDGRFVA, translated from the coding sequence GTGAGGACTTTCGGGGTGGAGGAAGAACTCCTCTTGGTCGACGAACGCGGGATCGCGACTCCGGTCGCCCCGTCCGCTCTGGCGGACGCTCCCGCCGGGACCGAGCTGCGGCTCGGCGCCGAGATCCAGCAGGAGATGATCGAGACCCAGACGCTGCCGCGCCTGGCCACGGACGAGCTGCTCGCCGACATCCTCGAGGGGCGCACCCTCGCCGACACGCTCGCGCAGCGGCACGGCGCCAGGGCGATCGCCGTGGCGATGTCGCCGATGCCGCTGCGTCCGCACGCCACGCCCGATCCGCGCTACGACCAGATGATGGCCAGGTACGGGCTCACCGCGAAGGGCACCCTGGTCTGCGGCTGCCACGTGCACGTCGCGATCCACTCGCGCGAGGAGGGCGTCGCCGTCCTCGACCGCATCCGCACCTGGCTGCCCGTGCTGCTGGCGCTGACCGCCAACTCGCCGTTCACGGGCGGGGTCGACACCGGGCACGCCAGTTACCGGTTCGTCGCCTGGCACCAGTGGCAGAGCGCGGGGCCGACCGACGTCTTCGGCTCGGTCGAGGCCTACGACCGGTTCGAACGGCTGCTGGTTGAGACCGGCGTCATCCTCGACAAGGCGATGCTCTACCTCGACGCGCGGGTCTCGCACAAGCAGCCGACCGTGGAGGTGCGGGTCGCCGACGTCTGCCTCGACGCGCGCGACACCGTCGTGCTGGCCGCGTTGGTGCGCGCCCTCGTCGACACCGCCGTCGGCGAGTGGCGTTCGGGCGTCGCGCCGCTGCCGACGCCCTCCGCCGCGCTGCGGCTGGCCGAGTGGCAGGCGGCGCTGACCGGCGTCGGCGGCATGCTGCCGCACCCGGTGACCGGCCGCGAGGGCACGGCGGTCGCCGCCCTGGACGCGCTGCTCGTCCACACGGCCGACGCGCTGGAGAGCTACGGCGACCTGGAACTGGTGCGCAGCGGAGTGGACAGGATCCTGCGCAGCGGCGGCGGCGCCGGCCGGCAGCGCGCGGCGCTCGCCCGGCGCGGACGGATGCGCGACGTGGTCGCCGAGGCGGTCGCGGTGACCCACGACGCGGGCGACGAGGGCGACGGCCGTTTCGTGGCGTAG
- a CDS encoding aldo/keto reductase, giving the protein MEYTRLGSTGLTVSRLALGCMSFGDRSRGFNEWALDDEAAAPIFRQAVEAGITFWDTANIYGIGSSEEIVGRAIREYTTREDVVLATKVNFKMHDGPGGAGLSRRAILEQIDASLIRLNTDFVDLYQIHRFDPLTPVEETMEALHDVVKSGKARYIGASSMWAWQFAKLQHAADLGGWTRFVTMQDQYSLMMREEEREMFPLLADQGVGSLPWSPLAKGRLTRPWGEQTLRGETDPLQARYTEEHDRPIAEAVQRVAEARGVPMAQIALAWVLRNPVVDAPIVGATKPHHLPDAVAAVHLELTEDEVRELEAPYRVTMPTGF; this is encoded by the coding sequence ATGGAATACACCCGACTGGGATCGACCGGCCTGACGGTCAGCCGCCTCGCGCTGGGCTGCATGAGCTTCGGCGACAGGTCGCGCGGCTTCAACGAGTGGGCGCTGGACGACGAGGCGGCCGCCCCGATCTTCCGCCAGGCCGTGGAGGCCGGGATCACGTTCTGGGACACGGCGAACATCTACGGCATCGGCAGCTCCGAGGAGATCGTCGGCCGCGCCATCCGCGAGTACACCACACGCGAGGACGTCGTGCTGGCGACCAAGGTGAACTTCAAGATGCACGACGGCCCCGGCGGCGCCGGGCTCTCGCGCCGCGCGATCCTGGAGCAGATCGACGCGTCGCTGATCCGGCTGAACACGGACTTCGTGGACCTCTACCAGATCCACCGCTTCGACCCGCTGACGCCGGTCGAGGAGACGATGGAGGCGCTGCACGACGTGGTCAAGTCCGGCAAGGCCCGCTACATCGGGGCGTCGTCGATGTGGGCGTGGCAGTTCGCCAAGCTCCAGCACGCGGCCGACCTCGGCGGCTGGACCCGATTCGTGACCATGCAGGACCAGTACAGCCTGATGATGCGCGAGGAGGAGCGCGAGATGTTCCCGCTGCTCGCGGACCAGGGCGTCGGCAGCCTCCCGTGGAGCCCGCTCGCGAAGGGCCGGCTGACCCGGCCCTGGGGCGAGCAGACCCTCCGCGGCGAGACCGACCCGCTCCAGGCGCGCTACACGGAGGAGCACGACCGGCCGATCGCGGAGGCGGTGCAGCGCGTGGCGGAGGCCCGCGGCGTCCCGATGGCGCAGATCGCGCTGGCCTGGGTGCTGCGCAACCCGGTCGTGGACGCCCCGATCGTCGGCGCGACCAAGCCGCACCACCTCC
- a CDS encoding GNAT family N-acetyltransferase, whose protein sequence is MTAIRPAGSADADAVLRLFDEAIAWFVSIGNTGQWGTEPFSSRPEQVARIRGWVAEQGSWVAEQPGTGVVGFLALGAATEYVPAATEPELYVRVLIGSRDARAKGTGRRLLEFAHEQAQAAGVGKLRVDCYAGGTGDLVRFYESCGYTRTDLFTVGAWPGQVLERPVDAAR, encoded by the coding sequence ATGACCGCCATCCGCCCCGCCGGGTCCGCCGACGCCGACGCCGTCCTCCGCCTGTTCGACGAGGCGATCGCCTGGTTCGTCAGCATCGGGAACACCGGCCAGTGGGGCACGGAGCCGTTCTCGTCCCGGCCGGAGCAGGTGGCCAGGATCCGGGGCTGGGTCGCGGAGCAGGGCTCCTGGGTGGCCGAGCAGCCCGGGACGGGCGTCGTCGGGTTCCTGGCGCTCGGCGCGGCGACCGAGTACGTTCCTGCGGCCACCGAGCCGGAGCTGTACGTGCGCGTCCTCATCGGCTCGCGCGACGCCCGCGCCAAGGGCACGGGGCGCCGGCTGCTGGAGTTCGCGCACGAGCAGGCGCAGGCCGCGGGCGTCGGGAAGCTCCGGGTGGACTGCTACGCCGGGGGCACCGGCGACCTCGTGCGCTTCTACGAATCCTGCGGGTACACCCGCACCGACCTGTTCACCGTCGGCGCGTGGCCGGGGCAGGTGCTCGAACGGCCGGTGGACGCCGCGCGCTGA